Sequence from the Mycobacterium florentinum genome:
GGCGACGGCAATGATCCTGATGGCCTGGCACGTCGGCATGGATCTGTCGACCGCCGGGCCGATGATCTTCTTCGCCTTGGCGGGCGCCTGGTTTGCTCGCGCGGCTTGTCGAGCGTCGTCCGCCACCAGCGAGCGACTCACCAACTCGTACTACGCCGTGATGACCGCGACGATGGCGTGGATGTACGCGGCGATGAGCGACAACCTGCCGGGCCAGGCCAGCCATCCGACATCGGACTCGCTGGCCATGAATATGCCCGGCATGGAGATGCCCGGACACCAAATGTCCAGGGGACCAGCCGGACCCGGGTGGATCACCGCGGTGAACTGGATCGCTGCCCTCGGGTTCGCCGTCGTGGCGCTGTATTGGTCATGCCGGTACACGGCCCGACGGCAGTCCACGCGCTTGGAATCGCTCTATCAAGCGTGCACTGCCGCCGGCACCGCGATGATGTTCGTTGCCCAGCTCTAGGCGCAGCGCCTAGGCCGCCAGGTCGTCGGCATCCTTGCGCAGCTGCTCCATTTTCTTCATGGCGCGCTTGGTGCGGCGCCAACCCCGAACGGTGGCAATGGCGGTCTTGAGTCCGCGCCGCCGGCCGGTCTCCGGATCGGTCCCCGCGAAATCGGCCTCCAGCTCGGCGAACATGCGCTCGCTTCGGGTTTCCGGCGCATCGTCGGCGTTGTCCAGCAAGTACTTGTTGGGCAACGACAGCTTGGCCATCGTGCGCCAGGTCTTGCCGTACTGCACCAGGAATGAGCCTGTGGTGTAAGGCAAGTCGTACTTGTCGCAGATCTCGCGCACCCGCACCGAGATCTCGTGCAGCCGGTTGCTCGGCAGATCGGGGTACAGATGATGCTCGATCTGGTGGCACAGGTTGCCGCTCATGAACCGCAACAGCCATCCGCCTTCGAAGTTGGCGCTGCCCAGCATCTGGCGCAGGTACCACTGGCCCTTCGTTTCGCCGATCATGTCGGTCTTGGTGAATTTCTCTGCGCCATCAGGGAAGTGGCCGCAGAAGATCACCGCGTTGGCCCACACATTGCGGATCACGTTGGCAACGGCATTGGCCTTCAACGTGGACGTGTACGTCGCGCGGGGCGACAGCGAGGTCAGCGCCGGGAATGCGACGTAGTCCTTCAGCACCTGGCGGCCGGCCTTGGCGAAGAACTCCTCGGTCCGCTCTCGGGCCTCGTCCTGGTCCATCCGCTTCTTGAGGATCTTGCCGATCTCGACGTGTTGCAAGCCGACGCCCCACTCAAAACCGAGAGCCAGCAAGGTGTTCCACACCAGATTGAAGAGGTTGTACTTCCTCCAGCGCTGATCCCGGGTGACACGCAGCATGCCGTAGCCCACGTCGTCGTCCATCCCGAGAATGTTCGTGTACTTGTGGTGCACGAAGTTGTGGGTGTAGCGCCAGTGCTTGGACGACCCGCTCATGTCCCACTCCCACGAGGAGGAGTGAATCTCCGGGTCATTCATCCAGTCCCACTGGCCGTGCATGACGTTGTGGCCGATCTCCATGTTCTCGATGATCTTGGCCACGCCCAGGGTCACGGTGCCGGCCCACCATGCCGAGCGCCGCGAACTCGCGGCCAGCATGAGTCGGGCGGATACCTCCAGCGCACGCTGCGCGGCGATGGTGCGACGGATGTAGCGGGCGTCCCGCTCGCCGCGTGAGTCTTCTATGTCCTGGCGGATAGCATCCAGCTCAACGGCCAGGGCTTCGATATCAGCGTCGGTCAAATGCGCGAATACGTCGACGTCTGTGATCGCCATCGTTCTCACCTCCCGGCGTTCGATTTCGATTCTGTGGTCAGTACCTACGCTATCGTAACCTACGACGCCGTAGGTTACCTATGAGTAGCGTTTAAATGTCGAGCACACAATTGCCGGATGCGGCCGAAACGCAGGTCTGTACTCGACTCCCGGGCTCGTGTTCCTGCCCGGTCCGCAGGTCACGGACGTGACCTTCCACCAGCGGCACCACGCACGACTGGCAGATACCCATCCGGCAGCCGAACGGCATCTGGATTCCTGCGCCCTCCCCCGCGTCCATCAACGAGGTCG
This genomic interval carries:
- a CDS encoding DUF5134 domain-containing protein, whose protein sequence is MIGDFPLRGIVTALFGVSIATYVYLLVVQRDRPTSAINHLLHLTMATAMILMAWHVGMDLSTAGPMIFFALAGAWFARAACRASSATSERLTNSYYAVMTATMAWMYAAMSDNLPGQASHPTSDSLAMNMPGMEMPGHQMSRGPAGPGWITAVNWIAALGFAVVALYWSCRYTARRQSTRLESLYQACTAAGTAMMFVAQL
- a CDS encoding fatty acid desaturase family protein; protein product: MAITDVDVFAHLTDADIEALAVELDAIRQDIEDSRGERDARYIRRTIAAQRALEVSARLMLAASSRRSAWWAGTVTLGVAKIIENMEIGHNVMHGQWDWMNDPEIHSSSWEWDMSGSSKHWRYTHNFVHHKYTNILGMDDDVGYGMLRVTRDQRWRKYNLFNLVWNTLLALGFEWGVGLQHVEIGKILKKRMDQDEARERTEEFFAKAGRQVLKDYVAFPALTSLSPRATYTSTLKANAVANVIRNVWANAVIFCGHFPDGAEKFTKTDMIGETKGQWYLRQMLGSANFEGGWLLRFMSGNLCHQIEHHLYPDLPSNRLHEISVRVREICDKYDLPYTTGSFLVQYGKTWRTMAKLSLPNKYLLDNADDAPETRSERMFAELEADFAGTDPETGRRRGLKTAIATVRGWRRTKRAMKKMEQLRKDADDLAA